DNA from Salinispora arenicola:
AACGCTTCTTCGCCGGCTTCAGCGCCGATGCGCTGCTTGACCTGGTGCTGGGCGGCAGCCCTGAGTGTGACCTCGCGGTGTACCGCGAGCCCGGGTTCGCGGACGCCTATCGTCGAGCCCTCAACGAGGCGTTCGGGCAAGGGGCGGCTGGGTACGCGCGGGACACGGTGCTGGCAATGAGACCCTGGGCCATCGACCTCGACAAGATCTCCGTGCCCGTCGACGTCTGGTACGGCGAGCTGGACCAGAGCCACTCGCCCGACAACGGATCGCTGCTCACCACCCGGATACCCGGCGCACAGCACCACCTCGTACCCGCGATCGGCGGAGCGGTGCTGTGGACACATGCCGAGCCGATCCTCAGCACCCTGTTGACCAGGGCAGGCACCCAGTCGTAGCCAACCGCAGCCGCAGGCACCACCCGGCCCGCGGTTCTCTTGCCGTCTCGGCCACGGTGACGGTGGGGGCTGCTCGTGCTCCAGATCGTCGCTGGTGCAACCGGAATGTGCGACAGGGTCGATGGTCGTAGACACCCCACCCCTGCTCAACACCAAATACGATGCCCCTCTACCGCGACTCCCCCTGGGTGCCGCACGCCCTGATCCCATCGCGATGATTCGGTCACTGTGCGCGCTGTCGACATTCCCCTGAAGCCGGCCGACGTAGTGATCAGAGCCTACTGGTCGCACATTATGCCCGGACGCGTCCACACCCGACCCCACTACGCTGGACGCTTGGCCGACCCCACCCCTTGGGGCTATCCTTGTGTTGCTTTGGCAACTGATGCTCGACTATCAACGTTGACAGGACGACATTCTCCGAAACTGGTCCGTAATCACAATCTTTCATAGCGATGGATGTTACATTAGTGGCTCATGTGCTGGTAATCGAGGACGATCGGGATATCCGAGAAGCGATCGACGACTCGCTTTCGGCAACCGGCCACGTCGTACGGCCGTGCGGGACCGCTCTTGACGGGCTTCGGGAGCTGGCGAGCAGGCAGTCCGATGTCGTGATCTTGGACCTCCACCTGCCGGACCTCGATGGCGCGACGGTGCTGAGCCTCATCCGGGCCGATTCGGCGGTACCGGTTGTCGTCGCAACTGCTTGTGATACCGAGAGCGAGATCATCCGCCTGCTGCGCGCAGGTGCGGACGACTACGTGGTCAAGCCGTACTCCGTCGAGCAGTTGGAGGCGCGGATCGCAGCGGTGCTACGCCGTGGGGCCGGGCAAGCTGCGACGGTGCTGACGATCGGTGGCCTTCACCTCGACGCTGAGGCGCGGATCGCATCGCTCGACGGGGTACGCCTGCAGCTTTCCCGCCTCGAATTCGATCTGCTCACGTACCTCGCGCAACGAGCAGGAAAGGTGGTCACTCGGCGCCAGCTGCTCGACCATGTCTGGCGCTCGGAGGGTCGCTCGCTCGAAACCGTCGATGTGCACGTCACATGGCTCCGTCGCAAGCTGGGCGAAAGTGCGTCGACGCCACGCTACCTGCACACGGTGCGCGGAGTAGGAATCCGCCTCGGTGCACCGGAGGACGCCGGTTGAGCTACCGCACACACGCGCACGCCCTCAACGATCGTGGGTACCGCGACCTCCTCACTCGTCATCGCACTGGCTGTGGTCGAAACTGAACCATCCCGACTGGTTCTGGAATACGACTACCCGTGGGAGTGGGCGGCAGTCACAGGCCGTCCCCCTGTCCACTGATTGGCCCAGGTCAACGACAACCCGCCAAGGCGCTGTTATGGCGGGGACGGCTCCGCACGGAACCGTCCCCATCGAGCCACCCTCCCGATCTGGAACCTAGAAAATCAGGCTCCAGGAGCGGAGAGTGCCAATGTTGCCAGAGTGCAGGTCACGTACCCGCAGTTTCCAGGTTCCATCGGTTTTCTCCGCCGAGGAGTCGATCGGCTTTGTTAGCTTGACGTCGTCCGCCCTGTCGAGGCGGCTCGGAC
Protein-coding regions in this window:
- a CDS encoding response regulator transcription factor produces the protein MLVIEDDRDIREAIDDSLSATGHVVRPCGTALDGLRELASRQSDVVILDLHLPDLDGATVLSLIRADSAVPVVVATACDTESEIIRLLRAGADDYVVKPYSVEQLEARIAAVLRRGAGQAATVLTIGGLHLDAEARIASLDGVRLQLSRLEFDLLTYLAQRAGKVVTRRQLLDHVWRSEGRSLETVDVHVTWLRRKLGESASTPRYLHTVRGVGIRLGAPEDAG